Proteins encoded in a region of the Mesoflavibacter profundi genome:
- a CDS encoding glycoside hydrolase family 3 N-terminal domain-containing protein — protein sequence MHKQISLVFIFLTTTFLVAQHTTNPLLTEDTVSQQKWVDSVYNSLSLNEKIAQLYMVQVFSNGEGPSKNDVLDLIKNHKIGGIIYSKGGPKRQAILNNQLQEQANVPLLIGMDAEWGLSMRLDSTFSFPWNMTLGAVKNNQLIEQTGRQIGEHCKRLGVHFNFAPVVDINTNPNNPIIGNRSFGEDRDNVTNKALAFMKGIQSAGVLANAKHFPGHGDTSSDSHKTLPTVDFSAKRIDSIELYPYKTLIKEGLSSVMVAHLNIPSLTGENGLPSSISKVIINDILKERLKFKGLIFTDALTMKGVSEYVVPRVDGNSSSSIDTRGDVDLTAFLAGNDVMLMSEDVPSGINKISEAYTKGLISEQRLAHSVKKVLQAKYKVGLHNYKPINTLNLVEDLNRIKDDVLYEMLIENAITIAKDTPKQLPLRHLETKKIAYVKLGDDNGDAFYNELKKYTDVHIISDSNLDGLISKLQNYNTVIVGFHKSNDNPWKSYKFSDEELTWLYEITRTNNVILNIFAKPYALMDLKTVTNLESVIVSYQNSEVAQQKSAQLIFGAIPAKGVLPVSTGEFFKVGDGIQTNSLQRLGYSIPERVGMSSYALQKVDSIAKHAVNEKMTPGIQLIVARHGKVIYNKNFGKHTYEGKEVVKFNDIYDVASLTKIVATLPLLMELEEKGVVSLDTKLSEILPSYKNSNKKNVTLKKMLSHYAQLKPWIPFYYKTLDSVTKKPSSKYYRTQKTEGFTVKVTPELYMRDDYKDSINSIIKDTDLLSRLRYRYSDLPYYILKQYIERYYDKPLDQLVQDHFYRSLGANYTMYNPAETISNKHIVPSENDDYYRFETVQGYVHDMGAAMQGGVGGHAGIFSNANDIAKIMQLFLQKGFYGGKRYFKSETLDKFNTCYYCESDNRRGIGFDKPQLGDVGPTCGCVSMTSFGHSGFTGTYAWADPETEIVYVFMANRTYPTSQGKNMLLRENIRTNIQEAIYNAIID from the coding sequence ATGCATAAACAAATTTCCCTCGTATTTATATTTTTAACTACAACATTTCTTGTAGCTCAACACACTACAAACCCTTTATTAACAGAAGATACAGTATCTCAGCAAAAATGGGTAGATAGTGTTTATAACAGCTTGTCTTTAAACGAAAAGATTGCACAATTGTATATGGTGCAAGTTTTTTCTAATGGTGAAGGACCTTCTAAAAATGATGTTTTAGATTTAATTAAAAATCATAAAATTGGTGGTATAATTTATAGTAAAGGCGGACCAAAACGTCAAGCTATTCTTAACAATCAATTACAAGAACAAGCAAATGTTCCTTTGTTAATTGGTATGGATGCAGAATGGGGATTAAGTATGCGATTGGATTCTACATTTTCCTTTCCGTGGAATATGACTTTAGGAGCTGTAAAAAACAATCAATTAATAGAACAAACTGGTAGACAAATTGGTGAGCATTGTAAACGATTAGGTGTTCATTTTAATTTTGCACCAGTTGTAGATATTAATACCAATCCTAATAATCCAATAATTGGTAATCGTTCTTTTGGTGAAGATAGAGATAACGTCACTAATAAAGCTTTAGCCTTTATGAAAGGTATACAAAGTGCTGGTGTTTTAGCAAATGCAAAACACTTTCCAGGACATGGCGATACGTCTTCAGATTCTCATAAAACGTTACCAACGGTAGATTTTTCTGCAAAACGAATAGATTCTATAGAGCTTTACCCTTATAAAACATTGATAAAAGAAGGATTATCTAGTGTGATGGTAGCTCATCTTAATATTCCAAGTCTTACTGGAGAAAATGGATTGCCTTCTTCAATTTCAAAGGTTATAATCAACGATATTTTAAAAGAAAGATTAAAATTTAAAGGACTAATTTTTACAGATGCATTAACAATGAAAGGTGTATCTGAGTATGTTGTTCCAAGAGTTGATGGTAATTCATCGTCAAGTATAGATACACGTGGTGATGTAGATTTAACTGCATTTTTAGCAGGAAATGATGTTATGTTAATGTCTGAAGATGTGCCAAGCGGAATTAATAAAATTTCTGAAGCTTACACTAAAGGATTAATATCTGAACAACGTTTAGCGCATTCGGTTAAAAAGGTATTGCAAGCAAAATACAAAGTTGGTTTACACAATTATAAGCCTATCAATACTTTAAATTTAGTCGAAGATCTTAATCGAATAAAAGATGATGTGTTGTATGAAATGTTAATTGAAAATGCAATTACTATAGCTAAAGACACACCTAAACAACTTCCATTAAGACATTTAGAAACTAAAAAAATAGCTTATGTTAAGCTTGGAGATGATAATGGTGATGCATTTTACAATGAGTTAAAAAAGTATACAGATGTTCATATTATTTCAGATAGTAATTTAGATGGATTAATAAGTAAGCTTCAAAATTATAATACAGTAATTGTTGGATTTCATAAATCAAATGATAATCCTTGGAAATCTTATAAATTTTCAGATGAAGAATTAACTTGGTTGTACGAAATAACAAGAACCAACAACGTCATTTTAAACATTTTTGCTAAGCCATACGCCTTAATGGACTTAAAAACAGTCACTAATTTAGAAAGTGTGATTGTAAGTTATCAAAATAGTGAAGTAGCACAGCAAAAATCTGCACAACTAATATTTGGTGCTATACCCGCAAAAGGAGTTTTACCGGTCTCTACAGGCGAGTTTTTTAAAGTAGGAGATGGCATACAAACTAACAGTTTACAAAGATTAGGTTATTCTATTCCAGAACGTGTTGGTATGTCTAGTTATGCTTTGCAAAAGGTAGATTCTATTGCAAAACATGCTGTTAACGAAAAAATGACTCCAGGAATTCAATTAATTGTAGCAAGACACGGTAAAGTGATTTACAATAAAAATTTTGGAAAACATACTTACGAAGGTAAAGAAGTAGTTAAATTTAATGATATTTATGATGTAGCATCGTTAACAAAAATTGTTGCTACTTTACCGTTATTAATGGAATTAGAAGAAAAAGGCGTTGTAAGTCTAGACACAAAACTTTCCGAGATTTTACCTAGCTATAAAAATTCTAACAAAAAAAATGTAACGCTTAAAAAAATGCTTTCGCATTATGCGCAATTAAAACCTTGGATTCCTTTTTATTATAAAACTTTAGATAGTGTTACCAAAAAACCATCTTCAAAGTATTACAGAACTCAAAAAACTGAAGGGTTTACGGTTAAAGTTACTCCAGAATTATATATGAGAGACGATTACAAAGACTCTATAAATTCTATTATTAAAGATACCGATTTATTATCAAGATTAAGATACAGATATAGTGATTTACCATATTATATTTTAAAACAATATATAGAAAGATACTATGATAAACCATTAGATCAATTAGTACAAGACCATTTTTATAGATCGTTAGGCGCAAATTATACGATGTATAATCCTGCTGAAACTATAAGTAATAAACACATTGTACCTTCTGAAAATGATGATTATTATCGCTTTGAAACTGTGCAAGGTTATGTACATGATATGGGCGCAGCTATGCAAGGTGGAGTTGGTGGTCATGCTGGGATTTTTAGTAATGCTAACGACATTGCAAAAATTATGCAGCTCTTTCTTCAAAAAGGATTTTACGGCGGAAAACGCTATTTTAAAAGTGAAACTTTAGACAAATTTAATACTTGTTATTATTGCGAAAGTGATAATCGTCGTGGTATTGGATTTGATAAACCTCAATTAGGTGATGTTGGACCAACTTGTGGTTGTGTAAGTATGACTAGTTTTGGTCATTCAGGATTTACTGGTACTTATGCATGGGCAGATCCAGAAACAGAAATTGTCTATGTTTTTATGGCTAATAGAACTTATCCAACGTCACAAGGCAAAAACATGCTATTAAGAGAAAATATAAGAACCAATATTCAAGAAGCAATTTATAATGCTATAATAGATTAG
- the bshA gene encoding N-acetyl-alpha-D-glucosaminyl L-malate synthase BshA, with the protein MKIAIVCYPTFGGSGVVATELGLELSKRGHQIHFITYNQPVRLELLGNNVHFHEVNVPEYPLFHYQPYELALSSKLVDMVKLHNIEVLHVHYAIPHAYAAYMAQKMLLEEGVYVPIVTTLHGTDITLVGNHPFYKPAVTFSINKSDAVTAVSNSLKEDTLRLFDIKKEINVVTNFIDINKFTHDFTDCQRAMMATDKEKIITHISNMREVKRIPDVIKVFYNIQKEIPAKLMMVGEGPEREPAERLCEELGISEKVVFFGNSNQIDRILCFSDLFLLPSKTESFGLSALEAMASGVPVISSNTGGIPEVNKHGFSGYLSDVSDVEDMSSNAIKILSNPETLNQFKQNAVTQAKTFDIQQIVPKYEAIYQDTLNKCKVY; encoded by the coding sequence ATGAAAATAGCTATAGTTTGCTATCCTACCTTTGGTGGAAGTGGTGTAGTTGCAACCGAATTAGGCTTAGAGTTATCCAAACGCGGACATCAAATTCACTTTATAACTTATAATCAACCTGTTAGATTAGAATTGCTTGGTAATAATGTTCATTTTCATGAAGTAAATGTGCCAGAATATCCGCTATTTCATTATCAACCATACGAATTAGCATTATCAAGTAAATTGGTAGATATGGTAAAACTTCACAATATAGAAGTATTACATGTGCATTATGCAATTCCGCACGCATACGCAGCATATATGGCTCAAAAAATGCTTTTAGAAGAAGGTGTTTACGTACCAATTGTAACAACATTACATGGAACCGATATTACTTTAGTTGGTAATCATCCTTTTTATAAACCAGCAGTAACTTTTAGTATAAATAAATCAGATGCTGTTACAGCAGTCTCTAACAGTTTAAAAGAAGATACTCTTAGGTTATTTGATATAAAAAAGGAAATTAATGTAGTCACAAACTTTATAGACATTAATAAATTTACTCACGATTTTACAGATTGTCAACGTGCTATGATGGCTACAGACAAAGAGAAAATTATCACTCACATAAGTAATATGCGTGAAGTAAAAAGAATTCCAGATGTCATTAAAGTATTTTACAATATACAAAAGGAAATTCCTGCAAAATTAATGATGGTTGGCGAAGGACCAGAAAGAGAACCAGCAGAGCGTTTATGCGAAGAATTAGGAATATCAGAAAAAGTAGTTTTCTTTGGTAATAGTAATCAAATAGATCGTATTTTATGTTTTTCAGATTTATTTTTGCTACCATCAAAAACCGAGAGTTTTGGATTATCTGCTTTAGAAGCTATGGCGTCTGGAGTTCCAGTAATTTCAAGTAATACAGGAGGAATACCAGAAGTTAATAAACACGGTTTTTCTGGATATTTAAGTGATGTGTCAGATGTAGAAGACATGAGTAGTAACGCTATAAAAATACTGTCTAATCCAGAAACTTTAAATCAATTTAAACAGAATGCTGTAACACAAGCAAAAACTTTTGATATACAGCAAATTGTACCTAAATACGAAGCAATTTATCAAGATACATTAAATAAATGCAAAGTTTATTAA
- a CDS encoding FAD-binding and (Fe-S)-binding domain-containing protein, with protein sequence MKSKLSQLSTLLEGELHFDILLRKIYATDASVYKMLPLAVSYPKTINDIKTLIDFAKTNNTSLIPRTAGTSLAGQCVGDGIVVDVSKYFTKILNLDVVSKTVTVQPGVVRDQLNNYLKPFGLFFGPNTSTSNRCMIGGMVGNNSSGTTSIKYGVTRDKVIQLKTILSDGTEAVFNSKTKTEIQQLKSENTLEANIYKVLDEIISSEETVNEIKNNFPKPEIHRRNTGYAIDELIEKEAINVAKLLSGSEGTLAFTTEITLQLDALPPKHRVMVAMHFKTIEDCLKAVKPAMQHDLFNCEMMDKTILDCTKANKTQQENRYFITGNPMAILMCEVRANTLIDTKNKANALITDIEKHNLSYANPVLIEDDIDKANNLRSAGLGLLGNIVGDKKAVACIEDTAVTIDDLANYINEFTALMKRYNQNAVYYAHAGAGELHLRPILDLKQSEDVKLFRQITTDVAKLVKQYNGSFSGEHGDGIVRAEFIELMIGNKNYQTLKQIKYTFDPENIFNPGKIVDALPMDKNLRYQPDRVEPNIKTKLDFSKSLGILREAEKCNGSGDCRKLPEFGGTMCPSYRATKNEKDTTRARANALREFLTTSDQENKFNHKELKDVFDLCLSCKACASECPSSVDVTSLKAEFLYQYQKENGISWRTKLFAYNNQLNVFGRRFKGVTNFMFSNKMSSSLIKKSFGVASRRSLPLLSSVSLDGYYQSAKNQLINSNSIKKIYLFNDEFTNQLDSQIGQDAITLLSALNYQVEIVNHTESGRSFLSKGLLDQAKTVADKNVEIFKKLINENTPLIGIEPSAILTFKDEYPRLVDDKISAEQIAKHTFLIEEFISNEIAIGNITSDQFTLEEKTIKFHGHCHQKALSNQIHSFNVLNLPKNYKVTIIPSGCCGMAGSFGYEKEHFDISMKVGEQTLFPAIRKADKNTVISANGTSCRHQIKDGTQRTAFHPISILKEALL encoded by the coding sequence ATGAAATCTAAGCTTTCTCAACTTTCAACTTTACTAGAAGGCGAACTTCATTTTGACATTTTATTAAGAAAAATTTATGCTACAGATGCATCTGTTTATAAAATGTTGCCACTTGCAGTTTCTTATCCAAAGACCATAAACGATATAAAAACGCTAATAGATTTTGCTAAGACCAATAATACGTCTTTAATACCTCGTACTGCAGGTACGTCTTTAGCAGGTCAATGTGTTGGTGACGGTATAGTTGTAGATGTGTCTAAATATTTTACAAAAATTTTAAATTTAGATGTCGTTTCTAAAACTGTGACAGTTCAACCAGGCGTTGTTCGTGATCAATTAAATAACTATTTAAAACCGTTTGGATTATTTTTTGGTCCAAATACATCTACGTCTAATCGCTGTATGATTGGCGGAATGGTTGGTAACAACTCGTCCGGAACAACGTCTATTAAATATGGTGTGACCAGAGATAAAGTTATTCAGTTAAAAACCATTTTAAGTGATGGAACTGAAGCTGTTTTTAATTCAAAAACTAAAACAGAAATTCAGCAATTAAAATCAGAAAACACTTTAGAAGCCAATATTTATAAGGTTTTAGATGAAATTATTTCTTCAGAAGAAACCGTAAACGAAATAAAAAACAACTTTCCAAAACCCGAAATTCATAGAAGAAACACTGGATATGCAATTGACGAATTAATAGAAAAAGAGGCTATTAACGTCGCTAAATTATTATCAGGAAGCGAAGGTACATTAGCCTTTACTACCGAAATTACTTTGCAACTAGATGCTTTACCACCAAAACATCGCGTTATGGTAGCCATGCATTTTAAAACTATTGAAGATTGTTTAAAAGCAGTAAAACCTGCAATGCAGCACGATTTGTTTAATTGCGAAATGATGGATAAAACCATTTTGGATTGCACAAAAGCAAACAAAACACAACAAGAAAACAGATATTTTATAACAGGTAATCCTATGGCGATTTTAATGTGTGAAGTTAGAGCAAACACATTAATCGATACCAAAAACAAAGCAAATGCTTTAATAACTGATATTGAAAAACACAATTTAAGCTACGCTAATCCTGTTTTAATAGAAGATGATATTGATAAAGCTAATAACTTAAGAAGTGCTGGGTTAGGTTTGTTGGGTAATATTGTTGGTGATAAAAAAGCGGTTGCATGTATTGAAGATACAGCTGTAACTATTGATGATTTAGCCAATTACATTAATGAATTTACTGCATTAATGAAGCGTTACAACCAAAATGCAGTGTATTATGCGCATGCTGGTGCTGGCGAGCTTCATCTACGTCCAATTTTAGATTTAAAACAATCTGAAGACGTCAAATTATTTAGGCAAATCACAACCGATGTTGCTAAATTAGTTAAACAATATAATGGATCTTTTAGTGGCGAACATGGTGATGGAATTGTACGAGCTGAATTTATCGAGTTAATGATAGGTAACAAAAACTACCAAACGCTTAAGCAAATAAAGTACACTTTTGATCCAGAAAATATTTTTAATCCTGGTAAAATTGTAGATGCTTTACCAATGGATAAAAACTTACGCTATCAACCTGATAGAGTAGAACCTAACATTAAAACCAAGCTTGATTTCTCTAAGTCTTTAGGCATTTTACGCGAAGCTGAAAAATGCAACGGATCAGGAGATTGTAGAAAATTGCCTGAATTTGGTGGTACAATGTGTCCAAGTTACAGGGCTACAAAAAACGAAAAAGATACCACAAGAGCTAGAGCTAATGCGTTGCGTGAGTTTTTAACAACTTCAGATCAAGAAAATAAATTCAATCATAAAGAACTAAAAGATGTATTTGATTTATGTCTAAGCTGTAAAGCTTGTGCTAGTGAATGTCCAAGTAGTGTAGATGTTACAAGTTTAAAAGCCGAGTTTTTATACCAATATCAAAAAGAAAATGGTATTAGTTGGCGCACCAAATTGTTTGCTTACAACAATCAATTAAATGTGTTTGGAAGACGTTTTAAAGGTGTGACTAATTTTATGTTTTCTAATAAAATGTCGTCTTCATTAATCAAAAAAAGTTTTGGTGTTGCTTCTCGAAGAAGTTTACCCTTATTATCAAGTGTTAGTTTAGATGGTTACTATCAAAGTGCTAAAAATCAGTTAATTAACAGCAATTCAATTAAAAAAATATATTTGTTTAATGATGAATTTACTAATCAACTAGATAGCCAAATAGGTCAGGACGCAATAACACTTTTAAGCGCATTAAATTATCAAGTTGAAATTGTAAATCATACCGAATCTGGTCGTTCGTTTTTATCCAAAGGATTATTGGATCAAGCAAAAACTGTAGCAGATAAAAATGTTGAAATTTTTAAAAAGTTAATTAATGAAAACACACCGTTAATAGGTATAGAACCTTCAGCAATTCTAACGTTTAAAGATGAATATCCAAGATTGGTAGATGATAAAATTTCAGCAGAACAAATTGCTAAACACACCTTCTTAATTGAAGAATTTATTAGTAATGAAATTGCTATTGGAAATATCACTTCAGATCAATTCACACTTGAAGAAAAAACTATTAAATTTCATGGACATTGCCATCAAAAAGCATTGTCTAATCAAATACATAGTTTTAACGTTTTAAACCTTCCAAAAAATTATAAAGTTACAATCATACCAAGTGGTTGTTGTGGTATGGCAGGAAGTTTTGGCTACGAAAAAGAACACTTTGATATTAGTATGAAAGTAGGCGAGCAAACTTTATTTCCAGCTATAAGAAAAGCCGATAAAAATACAGTGATTAGTGCTAATGGTACTAGCTGTAGGCATCAAATAAAAGATGGAACACAGCGAACTGCATTCCATCCAATTTCTATATTAAAAGAGGCTTTATTGTAA
- a CDS encoding UDP-2,3-diacylglucosamine diphosphatase, giving the protein MKIKRKVEIVVISDVHLGTYGCHAKQLLTYLNSIEPKHLILNGDIIDVWQFSKRYFPKSHMQVLKKIVAFAAKGTKVTYITGNHDEMLRKFTDTEIGNISIVNKLVLELDDKKAWIFHGDVFDASIQNAKWLAKLGGYGYDLLILINRFTNWMLVNLGKERYSLSKRIKNSVKTAIKYISNFEKTATDLAIENGYNYVICGHIHQPKNEIVETKKGKTHYLNSGDWVENFTALEYQFKRWKLYKYSEDKLSAFYADEDIKEMTEAELIAAITVMKPFKNK; this is encoded by the coding sequence TTGAAAATTAAAAGAAAAGTAGAAATTGTTGTAATCTCTGATGTGCATCTTGGCACTTACGGTTGTCATGCTAAGCAACTACTTACCTATTTGAACAGCATAGAACCAAAACATCTTATTTTAAACGGTGATATTATTGATGTTTGGCAATTTAGCAAGCGGTATTTCCCTAAATCACATATGCAAGTACTAAAAAAAATAGTCGCTTTTGCAGCAAAAGGCACTAAGGTTACTTACATTACTGGAAACCATGACGAAATGCTTAGAAAATTTACAGACACTGAAATTGGCAATATTTCTATTGTTAATAAATTGGTTTTAGAATTAGATGATAAAAAAGCGTGGATTTTTCATGGTGATGTTTTTGATGCATCTATCCAAAATGCCAAATGGTTAGCAAAACTTGGTGGTTATGGTTACGACCTACTAATTTTGATAAATAGATTTACAAATTGGATGTTAGTAAACCTTGGTAAAGAGCGTTATTCTTTATCAAAACGCATAAAAAACAGTGTAAAAACAGCTATTAAATATATTAGTAATTTTGAAAAAACTGCTACAGATCTTGCTATAGAAAATGGGTATAACTATGTAATTTGTGGTCATATTCATCAACCAAAAAATGAAATTGTAGAAACCAAAAAAGGAAAAACGCATTATCTAAATTCTGGTGATTGGGTAGAAAATTTTACCGCTTTAGAATATCAGTTTAAACGTTGGAAATTATACAAATACAGCGAAGATAAACTCTCTGCGTTTTATGCAGATGAAGATATAAAAGAAATGACAGAAGCCGAATTAATTGCAGCAATTACGGTAATGAAACCCTTTAAAAACAAATAA
- the aroC gene encoding chorismate synthase has translation MAGNSFGNLFKLTTFGESHGEAIGGIIDGCPPGIKIDFQAVQDEMNRRKPGQSAIVTQRKEPDEVKFLSGIFEGVTTGTPIGFVIENANQKSKDYSHIKDAYRPSHADYVYDKKYGFRDYRGGGRSSARETASRVVAGAIAKQMLDSIQIHAYTSSVGDIFLEKPYQDLDFSKVESNIVRCPDQEYADKMIEKIKQIRKEGDTIGGTITCVLKNVPIGLGEPVFDKLHAELGKAMLSINAVKGFEYGSGFCGAKMKGSEHNDQFNIDGSTKTNLSGGIQGGISNGMDIYFRVAFKPVATIMQNQTTINKDGNEVEMQGKGRHDPCVVPRAVPIVEAMAALVLADYFLINKIY, from the coding sequence ATGGCAGGAAATAGCTTTGGTAATTTATTTAAACTTACCACTTTTGGAGAATCTCATGGTGAAGCAATAGGAGGAATTATAGATGGTTGTCCTCCAGGAATTAAGATTGATTTTCAAGCTGTTCAAGATGAAATGAATCGTCGTAAACCTGGTCAATCTGCGATTGTAACTCAACGTAAAGAACCAGATGAAGTTAAATTTTTATCAGGAATTTTTGAAGGTGTAACTACAGGAACACCAATTGGTTTTGTTATTGAAAACGCCAATCAAAAATCTAAAGACTATTCACACATAAAAGATGCCTATAGACCAAGTCACGCAGACTATGTTTACGATAAAAAATATGGTTTTCGTGATTATCGTGGTGGCGGACGTAGTAGTGCACGCGAAACTGCAAGTCGTGTAGTTGCTGGCGCAATCGCAAAGCAAATGCTTGATTCTATACAAATACATGCTTATACATCTTCTGTTGGCGATATTTTTCTTGAAAAACCGTACCAAGATTTAGATTTTTCTAAAGTAGAATCTAATATCGTACGTTGTCCTGATCAAGAATATGCTGATAAAATGATTGAAAAAATCAAGCAAATTAGAAAGGAAGGTGATACCATTGGCGGAACAATAACTTGTGTTTTAAAAAATGTGCCAATTGGTTTAGGAGAGCCTGTTTTTGATAAACTACATGCCGAATTAGGCAAAGCAATGCTATCTATTAATGCCGTAAAAGGTTTTGAATATGGTAGCGGATTTTGTGGCGCTAAAATGAAAGGTAGTGAACACAACGACCAATTTAATATTGATGGTAGCACAAAAACCAATCTTTCTGGCGGAATTCAAGGTGGAATAAGTAACGGAATGGACATTTATTTTAGAGTTGCTTTTAAACCAGTTGCAACCATTATGCAAAATCAAACCACTATAAACAAAGATGGAAACGAGGTCGAAATGCAAGGTAAAGGAAGACATGATCCTTGTGTTGTACCACGTGCTGTACCTATTGTAGAAGCTATGGCTGCATTGGTTTTAGCTGATTATTTTTTGATAAATAAAATTTATTAA
- a CDS encoding dicarboxylate/amino acid:cation symporter yields MKKLALHWKIIIGMVLGIVFGFIMNSVDGGKLFTSNWIAPFGKIFINLLKLIAVPLILASLIKGVSDLKDISKIKKMGLRTIGIYIATTLVAIVIGLSIVNVVKPGTGMPKDTIEKIKMKYENDAGVVDKLNKANATKDAGPLQPLVDIFPSNIFQSFADASMLQVIFFALFVGICLLLIGEKKAKPMVDFFDSLNEVIMKMVDLIMLFAPYAVFALMANVIIAFDDTEILLKLLYYALCVVGGLILMICFYLVLVSFYTKKSPLWFLKQLSPAQLLAFSTSSSAATLPVTMERVEEHLGVDKEVSGFVLPVGATVNMDGTSLYQGIAAVFIMQVIWPEGLTFTNQIVIILTALLASIGSAAVPSAGMVMLVIVLESIGFPAELLPIGLALIFAVDRPLDMCRTVVNVTGDATVSMLVAKSLDKLHDPHPKEWDDNYDKVK; encoded by the coding sequence ATGAAGAAACTAGCATTACACTGGAAGATTATTATAGGAATGGTATTAGGAATCGTTTTTGGTTTTATAATGAATTCCGTAGATGGCGGTAAACTGTTCACCTCAAATTGGATAGCGCCTTTTGGTAAAATATTTATAAATCTTTTAAAGTTAATTGCTGTTCCTTTAATCTTAGCGTCATTAATTAAAGGTGTATCTGATTTAAAAGACATTTCAAAAATTAAAAAAATGGGCTTACGTACCATTGGTATTTACATTGCTACAACTTTAGTTGCAATCGTTATTGGTTTAAGTATTGTAAATGTTGTTAAACCAGGAACTGGTATGCCTAAAGATACCATCGAAAAAATTAAAATGAAATATGAAAATGATGCTGGTGTAGTCGATAAATTAAATAAAGCCAATGCAACTAAAGATGCTGGTCCATTACAACCGTTAGTAGATATTTTCCCAAGTAATATATTTCAGTCTTTTGCAGATGCTTCAATGCTGCAAGTCATATTTTTTGCGCTTTTTGTTGGTATTTGCCTGTTGTTGATTGGAGAGAAAAAAGCCAAACCAATGGTAGATTTTTTCGACTCACTTAATGAAGTCATCATGAAAATGGTCGATTTGATTATGCTTTTTGCTCCTTATGCTGTATTTGCATTAATGGCAAACGTAATCATTGCATTTGATGATACAGAGATTCTTTTAAAACTTTTATACTATGCGTTATGCGTTGTTGGTGGTTTAATTTTAATGATTTGTTTTTATTTAGTATTAGTTAGCTTTTACACAAAAAAATCGCCTTTATGGTTTTTAAAACAGCTTAGTCCAGCACAATTATTAGCCTTTTCAACCTCAAGTAGTGCTGCAACATTACCCGTTACTATGGAACGTGTAGAAGAGCATCTTGGTGTAGATAAAGAAGTGTCTGGATTTGTATTACCTGTTGGTGCAACTGTAAATATGGATGGAACAAGTTTATATCAAGGTATTGCTGCTGTATTTATTATGCAAGTTATCTGGCCAGAAGGATTAACTTTTACCAATCAAATCGTTATTATTTTAACAGCTTTATTAGCCTCTATTGGTAGTGCTGCTGTACCAAGTGCTGGTATGGTAATGTTAGTAATAGTGTTAGAGTCTATTGGTTTTCCGGCAGAATTATTGCCTATCGGATTAGCATTAATATTTGCAGTAGATAGACCTTTAGATATGTGTCGTACTGTTGTTAATGTAACAGGTGATGCTACAGTATCTATGCTCGTTGCAAAGTCTTTAGATAAGTTGCACGATCCACATCCAAAAGAATGGGATGATAATTATGATAAAGTAAAATAA